From the genome of bacterium, one region includes:
- the dnaJ gene encoding molecular chaperone DnaJ, whose translation MASRITRDYYEVLGVPRDAPLEEIKRAYRRLALQYHPDRNPSPEATEKFKEASEAFEVLADRDKRRTYDAYGHEGLQGRGYGGIADIDDVFERFFSAGGLFGDLLSDLFGARPTRRRRRPRRGSDLLTSVTLEFEEAARGAVREVEVERLRTCGGCDGTGGVGGKPPEPCPVCHGAGEVVQRHGFFSVGMPCPRCGGEGEVMGEACEKCGGRGVRLERRAIKVDVPAGVDDGMRVRLVGEGESGRYSGPPGDLYVEVRVKPHKIFKRDRDDVLYELEITPPRAALGGDVVVPTLAGEEKVKVRAGSRDGDAIRIKGAGVPRPGTKTVGDQVVTLRVVVPKKLKKKAKSLYEELLALEGEE comes from the coding sequence ATGGCCTCGAGGATAACTCGCGACTACTACGAGGTCCTGGGCGTACCCCGCGACGCCCCGCTCGAGGAGATCAAGAGGGCTTACCGTCGCCTCGCGTTGCAATACCATCCCGACCGCAACCCGTCGCCCGAAGCGACGGAGAAATTCAAAGAGGCTTCGGAAGCCTTCGAAGTCCTGGCCGACCGCGACAAGCGGCGCACCTACGACGCGTACGGACACGAAGGGCTGCAAGGCCGCGGTTACGGCGGCATCGCCGATATCGACGACGTCTTCGAGCGCTTTTTCTCCGCCGGCGGCCTTTTCGGCGACTTGTTGTCGGATTTGTTCGGGGCCCGGCCTACGCGCCGCCGCCGGAGGCCCAGGCGGGGTTCCGACCTCTTGACTAGCGTCACGCTCGAGTTCGAGGAGGCCGCTCGCGGCGCCGTTCGCGAGGTCGAAGTCGAGCGACTGCGTACGTGCGGCGGCTGCGACGGCACGGGCGGCGTCGGCGGCAAACCCCCTGAACCGTGCCCGGTTTGCCACGGCGCCGGCGAGGTCGTCCAGCGGCACGGCTTCTTCAGCGTAGGCATGCCTTGTCCTCGCTGCGGGGGCGAAGGCGAGGTAATGGGGGAGGCGTGCGAAAAGTGCGGCGGCCGGGGCGTCCGGCTCGAGCGCCGCGCGATTAAAGTCGACGTCCCCGCGGGCGTAGACGACGGCATGCGCGTACGCCTTGTGGGCGAGGGTGAGAGCGGCCGCTACAGCGGCCCCCCCGGGGACTTGTACGTAGAGGTGCGCGTCAAACCCCATAAAATATTTAAACGCGACCGCGACGATGTTCTGTACGAACTCGAGATAACGCCGCCGCGCGCGGCCTTGGGCGGCGACGTGGTCGTGCCGACGCTCGCCGGCGAGGAGAAGGTTAAAGTGCGGGCCGGCAGCCGGGACGGCGACGCTATAAGGATAAAGGGGGCCGGCGTCCCGCGCCCGGGCACGAAAACGGTGGGCGACCAGGTGGTAACGTTGCGGGTAGTTGTCCCCAAGAAACTTAAGAAAAAGGCGAAGAGCCTTTACGAAGAGCTCCTGGCTTTGGAAGGCGAGGAATAG
- a CDS encoding tetratricopeptide repeat protein has translation MYKNTARAAAAAAITFLMVVAAGCEKKAEPGAEINARAQALYADGDYDAAVRLYDELLVDYPAWAAENKVAEARKQAQAKVLFNTARKAARSGRYEEAGDALNEALALAPDDVEVNYGIGWVYVELALQYQTKAQMTRGPSRVDFALLADAHADLARERFERTVKLGPEHWAGYRGMAVYHMYRGENEKVLEALAKAEKYSEKAEDRIAVTRLRFRAYIADKKFDKAKETLDALVEKYPASGEAYFALGEYYLLTDKPDLDEAVKAFEVGLTKDFEDEGTRNQMYVMLSRLRMRNGDYDGALAAIKSALATDPFNGVFTDEYAVAWGAKKLSEKRKKE, from the coding sequence GTGTACAAGAATACTGCCCGAGCGGCGGCAGCGGCGGCGATTACGTTTTTAATGGTCGTTGCGGCCGGTTGTGAGAAAAAGGCCGAACCGGGCGCGGAAATCAACGCCCGGGCCCAGGCGCTGTACGCCGACGGCGATTACGACGCCGCGGTGCGCCTTTACGACGAATTGCTCGTGGATTATCCGGCCTGGGCCGCCGAGAACAAAGTGGCCGAGGCGCGGAAGCAGGCGCAGGCTAAAGTCCTTTTTAATACCGCCCGTAAAGCGGCGCGGTCCGGCCGCTACGAGGAAGCGGGCGACGCTCTCAACGAAGCCCTGGCGCTCGCCCCGGACGACGTCGAGGTGAACTACGGCATCGGCTGGGTTTACGTCGAGCTGGCCTTGCAGTACCAAACGAAGGCCCAAATGACCAGGGGGCCGTCGCGCGTGGACTTCGCGTTGCTCGCCGACGCTCACGCCGACCTCGCCCGGGAGCGCTTCGAGCGCACCGTCAAACTGGGCCCGGAGCACTGGGCCGGTTATCGTGGTATGGCGGTATACCATATGTACCGCGGCGAAAACGAAAAGGTACTTGAGGCGTTGGCTAAAGCGGAGAAATATTCCGAAAAGGCGGAGGATAGAATCGCCGTAACGCGGCTGCGGTTCCGCGCGTACATCGCGGATAAAAAATTCGATAAGGCCAAAGAAACGCTCGACGCTTTAGTAGAAAAATACCCCGCGAGCGGCGAAGCGTACTTCGCGCTCGGCGAATATTACCTCCTCACCGATAAGCCCGATCTCGACGAAGCTGTAAAGGCGTTCGAAGTAGGACTTACCAAGGATTTCGAAGACGAGGGGACGCGAAACCAAATGTACGTGATGCTGTCGCGCTTGCGGATGAGGAACGGGGATTACGACGGCGCGTTGGCCGCGATAAAGTCCGCTCTGGCGACGGACCCTTTTAACGGCGTATTTACGGACGAGTACGCCGTAGCGTGGGGCGCCAAAAAATTGTCCGAGAAGAGGAAGAAGGAGTAA
- a CDS encoding DUF5050 domain-containing protein, with the protein MRVAAVLASAACALSAFGLYPGKIAFTSDREGNHEIYLMKGDGSDVVRLTNDKGYDDQPALSPAGDRVVFVSNRDGNHELYLVGVDGKGLRRLTDTPYSEIDPSFSPDGRWIIYTAMAQGDKDIWRLNVETGDTEILVAGEGDQFMARMASDGALAYVEDGGDNEVMLLEDGAKKNLTLSPGVDTMPSFSPDGETVYYVTNRGGDYDLMAVGRDGSGTREMVALESTEARGAPSPDGAYLAVTSDKDGDLDIYIFSVEGELLEQLTVNESADYEPSWSE; encoded by the coding sequence ATGCGCGTAGCGGCGGTTTTAGCGTCGGCGGCGTGCGCGTTGAGCGCGTTCGGCTTGTACCCCGGCAAGATCGCCTTTACCTCGGACCGCGAAGGGAACCACGAAATATACCTGATGAAGGGCGACGGCTCGGACGTGGTCCGTCTCACCAACGACAAAGGGTACGACGACCAACCGGCCCTTTCCCCGGCGGGCGACCGCGTCGTCTTCGTTAGTAACCGCGACGGCAACCACGAACTCTACCTGGTCGGCGTTGACGGCAAGGGGCTCCGCCGTTTGACCGACACGCCGTACTCGGAGATAGACCCGTCTTTTTCACCCGACGGGCGGTGGATAATATATACGGCGATGGCGCAGGGCGATAAAGATATCTGGCGGTTGAACGTCGAAACCGGCGACACGGAAATATTGGTCGCCGGGGAAGGCGACCAATTCATGGCCCGGATGGCGTCCGACGGCGCGTTGGCGTACGTCGAGGACGGCGGTGACAACGAGGTCATGCTTCTCGAAGACGGCGCCAAGAAGAACTTGACCCTTTCGCCGGGAGTAGATACCATGCCGTCGTTTTCGCCGGACGGCGAAACGGTCTATTACGTTACCAACCGCGGCGGCGATTACGACTTGATGGCGGTAGGCCGCGACGGGTCCGGGACGCGCGAGATGGTCGCGCTGGAGAGCACGGAGGCGCGCGGCGCGCCGTCCCCGGACGGCGCTTATCTGGCGGTAACTTCGGATAAAGACGGGGACCTGGACATATATATTTTTTCGGTGGAAGGCGAGTTGCTCGAGCAACTTACCGTAAACGAAAGCGCCGATTACGAACCTTCCTGGAGCGAATAG
- a CDS encoding porin — MRYLKVIIISTATAIGTAYAVAVDVPVEQLTVNLGFLLKAGHYYNYYDVGDDHLSSSNFYVSDAELRVYGRVFDKVDYDLKPYLTTYDRVYLREAYIGTALPAGFSGKVGRFFVPFGVEATTYEGYLICNARTVTSTRIALGRNYGVRFDYLLERERWPYKIGAAAGVFNGEGPLVNGAGRVYGAPVPGLKNLDVGLSYFYAKEYRWKYREYQPREFHFLPEPRVGADLSLTTWRFEFLAEYMQRFINDYPIRAHEYREPYFVYKDTYERGYFGTLTYTQPLPWRYFQDFAPYARYERWKPAILERGDIAEDRYTAGLALHFLGRNLMFRGDYTRILEDEYRTSNDVIASEFQVMF, encoded by the coding sequence ATAGGTACCGCGTACGCCGTGGCGGTAGACGTACCCGTCGAACAACTTACGGTAAACTTAGGGTTTCTCCTAAAAGCCGGCCATTATTATAATTATTACGACGTCGGCGACGACCACCTCAGTTCTAGTAATTTCTACGTTTCCGACGCGGAGTTACGCGTTTACGGCAGGGTATTCGACAAGGTCGATTACGACCTAAAACCTTACCTAACGACGTACGACCGCGTTTACTTGCGGGAAGCTTATATCGGAACCGCCTTACCCGCCGGTTTTTCAGGCAAGGTAGGCCGCTTCTTCGTACCCTTCGGCGTCGAGGCCACGACGTACGAGGGTTATCTTATATGCAACGCTCGGACCGTAACCTCCACCAGAATCGCGCTAGGGAGGAACTACGGCGTCCGGTTCGACTATCTCCTCGAGCGCGAGCGCTGGCCTTATAAAATCGGCGCCGCGGCAGGCGTATTCAACGGCGAGGGTCCCCTGGTCAACGGTGCCGGTAGGGTTTACGGCGCGCCGGTCCCGGGCCTTAAAAACCTTGACGTCGGCCTCTCGTATTTCTACGCGAAAGAGTACAGGTGGAAATACCGTGAATATCAGCCCAGGGAGTTTCACTTCCTTCCGGAGCCCCGCGTCGGCGCCGACTTATCTTTAACAACCTGGCGTTTCGAATTCCTGGCCGAGTATATGCAACGTTTTATCAACGATTACCCGATCCGAGCACACGAGTACAGGGAACCCTATTTCGTTTACAAGGATACGTACGAACGCGGCTATTTCGGCACGTTGACGTATACCCAACCGCTGCCGTGGCGTTACTTCCAGGACTTCGCGCCGTACGCGCGCTACGAGCGCTGGAAACCCGCCATCCTCGAGCGGGGCGATATCGCCGAAGACCGCTACACCGCGGGCCTCGCGCTGCACTTCCTCGGCCGCAACCTTATGTTCCGCGGCGACTACACGCGCATCCTCGAGGACGAATACCGCACGTCCAACGACGTAATCGCGAGCGAGTTCCAGGTGATGTTCTAA
- a CDS encoding NAD-dependent epimerase/dehydratase family protein, which produces MKILVTGGAGFIGSHVAERYLASGWEVAVVDNLSSGRRGNVPEGAAFYELDIRDLEFAEAVAAERPDVISHHAAQMDVRISTTEPAFDADVNIVGSIKVVEAALAAGVKKFIFSSSGGAVYGEPEGLPVTEETPARPVSQYGCSKLAVERYLYLYNVQRGLDYVALRYPNVYGPGQDPHGEAGVTAIFALKMLDGEPCIIFGDGTESRDYVYIDDVVDAHALAADSDFSGILCVGSSKETTVPEIFDSLSALTGNKLEPRREPLRPGEIHRICISGAKAKEILGWAPKVSFEEGLARLVEYVKGNRERYR; this is translated from the coding sequence GTGAAGATACTGGTCACGGGCGGCGCGGGTTTCATAGGTTCCCACGTCGCGGAGCGATACCTCGCGTCGGGGTGGGAGGTCGCCGTAGTAGATAACCTCTCGTCCGGGCGGCGGGGCAACGTCCCGGAGGGCGCGGCCTTTTACGAGCTCGATATCCGCGACTTGGAATTCGCCGAGGCCGTGGCGGCGGAGCGGCCCGACGTAATAAGCCATCACGCCGCCCAAATGGACGTCCGCATCTCGACCACGGAGCCGGCCTTCGACGCCGACGTCAACATCGTGGGGTCCATCAAGGTCGTCGAAGCCGCGCTGGCGGCCGGCGTCAAGAAGTTTATTTTCTCCTCGAGCGGCGGCGCCGTCTACGGCGAGCCGGAAGGATTACCCGTTACCGAGGAAACGCCGGCGCGACCTGTTTCCCAATACGGCTGCTCCAAGCTGGCCGTGGAACGGTATCTATATCTATATAACGTCCAACGAGGTTTGGATTACGTCGCGCTGCGGTACCCGAACGTGTACGGGCCGGGGCAGGACCCGCACGGCGAGGCGGGCGTGACCGCCATCTTCGCTTTGAAGATGCTCGACGGCGAGCCTTGCATTATATTCGGCGACGGCACCGAATCGCGCGACTACGTTTATATAGACGACGTCGTGGACGCGCACGCGCTCGCCGCCGACAGCGATTTCAGCGGGATATTATGCGTCGGCTCGAGTAAAGAGACGACGGTCCCCGAAATATTCGACAGCCTTTCGGCGTTGACGGGTAATAAGCTCGAGCCGCGGCGAGAGCCGCTTCGCCCGGGCGAGATCCACCGCATCTGCATCTCGGGCGCGAAGGCCAAAGAAATATTAGGTTGGGCGCCGAAGGTGTCGTTTGAGGAAGGGTTGGCGCGGTTGGTAGAATATGTAAAGGGGAATAGGGAAAGGTACCGATAA